The genomic window GGAGATTGGCCGCTGAATCGATCACCCACTGCATGATCGAAAGCAGCTTCCCGCAGATCCCACCGGGAATCCAAGCCAGCGAGGAAAGCGACCAGCCAGCCAAGATCGTCAGAACTCCGGCGGACAACGCGAGCGCCATCAGCGGCGACAGCATCACGTTGACGATGACGCTGATCGGCGAGACGACATGGAACTGCGACCACACCAAAGGCAGAGCCATCAACGTGACCGCCCCGCTGTACCACAGCACTCGGCCGGTCCATGAGGCGATGAATGACAGGACTCTTCGCCACGCCGCTTGAGATTGCTGGGCCAGTTCGTCGAAGCGTTCTTCCACGCGAATCGTTTCCGCCGCCGGTGTCAGTGCATTGGAAAAGGGGCGTCCACAAAGCAACAGGGTGGCGACGGCCAAAAAGGACAATTGCACGCCGATGCCAAAGATCTCGGCTGGCATCCAGATCATCAGAATGATGGCCGCCAACGACAGTGAATTCAGCGGGTGGTGGGGACGAGCAAGCAACCTGGCCAGAATGACCGTCGACAACAAAATGGCGGCTCGGGTCACCGGAGGTCGAGCACCGGTGATGGCCACATAGAACAGCATCACGATCACGATCAAGGTGACCGAACCGGAGAGTGGCAATCGCAGCAGTCCCGCCACCGCTCCCGTCAACAGGACGATGATGCCCAAATGCAATCCGCTGACGGACAACAGGTGTGCGGTGCCCGTCACAAGCAAGCGTTCATTGGTGGTTCGGTCCAGGAAATCGCGTTGCCCCAGCGTCAACGCGAGCGCCAGTCCACGCTGCGATGGTTCGATCTGATTCAGGATGGTGTCTCGAGCCGAGGCGGCTCGATCGGCCAACCAACGCTGGAGCCAGACATCCCAGGAAGACTGCCCGTTTGCGTCCCCTGCGTTCGGTAGCTGTTCGACCTGAGCAGCCGAGCCCACACGCATGCGAGCATGGATGTTTTGTCGACGTGCTGCGATCCGTTGGTCGGTTTCACCCGGGTTGCTGGGCGGCGGAATCGCTGCGATGCGACCGTACAGCTTGACCGTATCGCCCGGTCGCAGGTCCTGTCGTTCTGCATCGACCATGACCATCACGCGGCCGGTGATCGGAACAGGTTGGGTCCCTCGTCGCATGGTCACCACCCGAACGACCAATCGAGTTTGGTACTGCACGTTGTGGTGGCCGTTGGGGCCGGAACCCATGCCTACGACATCGGACGTCCGCGCGACGGTGTTCTCCAGAGCATCGCGTTGCAAGCGGACCGGTTCGTCGATCACAGCAACCATGACGGTTGGTTCTTCTTCGCTCGACAAAACTTCCCGAATGGTCGCGGAAGCGTACTGCCATTCATCCAGGGCGTGCCGGCCCGCGAAAGCAAACAAGATGAATCCAAACCAGCACGCAGTTCGAAGGCGGGTGAGAACTTCTGTGCGGATGCGAAGCGAGTTGGAAAGCTGGGGGGCGGCAACCCAGGCGATCCACCAGACCAACACCATCGCACACATTGTGCCCAGCCAGAACTGCATGGACTGAGGGAAAACGCGGTCGAGCAACAGCCCGCCCAATCCCGTTGCCGCAAACATGGTCAGCGGTTGGCGGCTGGGAAGCTCGGCCAGGTGACGAGTCGAGAGACTGCCTTGCCGCATTCTGAAGTCAATTCCTAGAGAAAAGTTGAGAGCGACGGACTGCAGGCCGGATAACCCGCATAACCGGCGAGGCTTCTTGCCCTTTCTGCTTGCCTGGTCGGCAAACTCGCCGGAAAGCTCAGCCCTGGCCTAACCCGCGTGCTACTCATTGTACGGCCAAGAACTCTCGGTCACACGCTTCTCGATCTTTGAGGGATGGGACAAATCGTCCACGTCCCAACTCTTCGCACCGTTTCTTATTGCACGAGGAAACCCATGCCAACGACTGTCAAATCATCGTCCAAGACTTCGACCGCCAGCAAAACCAAAGGTAGCAAAGTGAGTGACGAAGTCGTGACCATCGATCGTCGTCGCAACGAACGCCGCGACGGCAATGCCGATGCAAGCGATGCGGGGATGATGGATCAGCCACGTCGAAAGAAACAACGCCGTCG from Rhodopirellula islandica includes these protein-coding regions:
- a CDS encoding ComEC/Rec2 family competence protein, producing MRQGSLSTRHLAELPSRQPLTMFAATGLGGLLLDRVFPQSMQFWLGTMCAMVLVWWIAWVAAPQLSNSLRIRTEVLTRLRTACWFGFILFAFAGRHALDEWQYASATIREVLSSEEEPTVMVAVIDEPVRLQRDALENTVARTSDVVGMGSGPNGHHNVQYQTRLVVRVVTMRRGTQPVPITGRVMVMVDAERQDLRPGDTVKLYGRIAAIPPPSNPGETDQRIAARRQNIHARMRVGSAAQVEQLPNAGDANGQSSWDVWLQRWLADRAASARDTILNQIEPSQRGLALALTLGQRDFLDRTTNERLLVTGTAHLLSVSGLHLGIIVLLTGAVAGLLRLPLSGSVTLIVIVMLFYVAITGARPPVTRAAILLSTVILARLLARPHHPLNSLSLAAIILMIWMPAEIFGIGVQLSFLAVATLLLCGRPFSNALTPAAETIRVEERFDELAQQSQAAWRRVLSFIASWTGRVLWYSGAVTLMALPLVWSQFHVVSPISVIVNVMLSPLMALALSAGVLTILAGWSLSSLAWIPGGICGKLLSIMQWVIDSAANLPGGHFWLPSPPTSWVVTFYLGLVAWAAIRPMVTSRGIRRRVIEAGLLVGWIGIALALATSPAELPNQTLEATFVDVGHGTATILRPNRQEIWLYDCGWMGNANATSRNIEDALWSLGATHIDGIFLSHADTDHYNALPGLAERFSIGMVLVPPGFFEGDGTALARASETIRRHQIPVQEVSRGQRIRRGQPSWLDQLEVLHPPRERIDANDNANSLVLRIDWGERVLLLPGDLEPPGTAVLTNTPRPPPGGVIMAPHHGSLRMDAEAVLQWARPLETVVSGGQRAAKPEVTAMLSAAGGGVHVTSREGAIRVRMGPESALQIRAFLQQPW